The Achromobacter deleyi genome has a window encoding:
- a CDS encoding proline--tRNA ligase: MRASNYHINTLKEAPSEAEVASHQLMTRAGMIRKLAGGIYTYMPLGLKIIRKVEAIVREEMNAAGAIELLMPVVQPAELWQESGRWEQYGAELLRIKDRHQRDFVLQPTSEEVITDIARNEIHSYRQLPLNFYHIQTKFRDERRPRFGLMRGREFTMKDAYSFDRDEAGAQRSYDIMFNAYMRIFGRLGLEFRAVSADTGSIGGTRSHEFQVIADTGEDLLVYNAESDYAANIELAEALALYPTRAAAAEPMADVATPGAAKCEDVAKLLDLPLERTIKSIVLATDGEKGKVDIWLLLLRGDHELNEIKAGKLPGLAGFRFATETEIVEHFGCKPGYLGPVKTAKPVHVIADRTVANMADFVCGANREDFHTQGVNWGRDLPEPEQVADLRNVVAGDPSPDGKGTLSIQRGIEVGHVFYLGKKYSEALKATFLDETGKPAVLEMGCYGIGVTRIVGAAIEQNNDARGIIWPRAIAPFEVVICPVGWGKSETVRDTAQKLYESLLARGVDVILDDRDARPGVMFAEWELIGAPLRVTVGERGLNDGVVELQARRETEAAKIPVESALEEVLTKLDTL, encoded by the coding sequence ATGCGCGCATCCAACTACCACATCAACACCCTCAAAGAAGCCCCTTCCGAAGCCGAAGTCGCCAGCCACCAGCTGATGACCCGGGCCGGGATGATCCGCAAGCTCGCGGGCGGCATCTACACCTACATGCCCCTGGGCCTGAAGATCATCCGCAAGGTCGAGGCGATCGTCCGGGAAGAAATGAACGCCGCCGGCGCCATCGAACTGCTGATGCCGGTGGTTCAGCCGGCCGAGCTCTGGCAGGAATCGGGGCGCTGGGAGCAGTACGGCGCGGAACTGCTGCGCATCAAGGACCGGCACCAGCGCGATTTCGTGCTGCAGCCCACGTCCGAGGAAGTCATTACGGACATCGCCCGCAATGAAATCCACAGCTACCGCCAGCTGCCGCTGAATTTCTATCACATTCAGACCAAGTTCCGGGACGAACGCCGCCCGCGCTTCGGCCTGATGCGCGGCCGCGAATTCACCATGAAGGACGCCTACTCCTTCGACCGCGACGAAGCCGGCGCCCAGCGCAGCTACGACATCATGTTCAATGCCTACATGCGCATTTTCGGCCGCCTGGGCCTGGAATTCCGCGCGGTGTCGGCCGACACGGGCTCGATCGGCGGCACCCGCAGCCATGAATTCCAGGTTATCGCCGACACCGGCGAAGACCTGCTGGTCTACAACGCCGAATCGGACTATGCCGCCAACATCGAGCTGGCCGAAGCCCTTGCCTTGTATCCGACGCGCGCCGCAGCCGCCGAGCCCATGGCGGACGTGGCCACGCCGGGCGCCGCCAAGTGCGAGGACGTCGCCAAGCTGCTGGACCTGCCGCTGGAACGCACGATCAAGTCGATCGTCCTGGCCACCGACGGCGAAAAGGGCAAGGTCGACATCTGGCTGCTGCTCTTGCGCGGTGACCACGAACTCAACGAGATCAAGGCCGGCAAGCTGCCGGGCCTGGCGGGCTTCCGTTTCGCCACGGAAACCGAGATCGTCGAACACTTCGGCTGCAAGCCGGGTTATCTGGGTCCGGTCAAGACCGCCAAGCCCGTCCATGTGATCGCCGACCGCACGGTCGCCAACATGGCCGACTTCGTCTGCGGCGCCAATCGCGAAGACTTCCACACCCAGGGCGTGAACTGGGGCCGCGACCTGCCCGAGCCCGAGCAGGTGGCCGATTTGCGCAATGTGGTCGCGGGCGACCCTTCGCCGGACGGCAAGGGCACGCTGTCCATCCAGCGCGGCATTGAAGTGGGCCACGTTTTCTACCTGGGCAAGAAGTACTCCGAAGCGCTCAAGGCAACGTTCCTGGACGAAACCGGCAAGCCGGCCGTGCTGGAGATGGGCTGCTACGGTATCGGCGTGACCCGCATCGTGGGCGCCGCCATCGAACAGAACAACGACGCGCGTGGCATCATCTGGCCCCGCGCGATCGCTCCGTTCGAAGTGGTGATCTGCCCGGTCGGCTGGGGCAAAAGTGAAACGGTGCGTGACACCGCCCAAAAGCTCTATGAATCGCTGCTGGCGCGCGGCGTGGACGTCATCCTGGACGACCGCGATGCGCGTCCGGGCGTCATGTTCGCGGAGTGGGAATTGATCGGCGCCCCCCTGCGTGTAACAGTTGGAGAACGCGGGCTGAACGATGGTGTGGTGGAATTGCAGGCCCGTCGGGAAACCGAAGCCGCCAAGATTCCGGTAGAGTCCGCGCTTGAAGAAGTGCTGACGAAACTCGACACCCTTTAA
- the ybgC gene encoding tol-pal system-associated acyl-CoA thioesterase: protein MTDPKSPESLLQVRVYYEDTDAGGVVFYANYLKFLERARTEWLRNLGVNQSGLAASEQRLFVVRSLDMSYRKPARLDDLLTIRSRVTKLGRASIHFAQRAERNGELLAEGNIQVCCVDAIHMRPAELPADVRAKLEFIQE from the coding sequence GTGACCGATCCGAAGTCCCCCGAATCCCTCCTGCAAGTCCGTGTCTACTATGAAGACACGGATGCAGGCGGGGTAGTTTTCTACGCCAACTACTTGAAATTCCTGGAACGCGCCCGCACCGAGTGGCTGCGCAACCTGGGAGTCAACCAGTCCGGACTGGCCGCCAGCGAACAACGCCTTTTTGTTGTCCGCTCCTTGGACATGTCCTACCGGAAGCCCGCCAGGCTGGATGATTTGCTTACCATACGCAGCCGAGTCACCAAACTGGGCCGCGCTTCGATACACTTCGCGCAGCGCGCGGAGCGCAACGGGGAACTGCTTGCCGAAGGCAACATCCAAGTCTGTTGCGTCGATGCCATTCACATGCGGCCGGCGGAGTTGCCGGCTGACGTCCGCGCCAAACTGGAATTCATTCAGGAATAA